DNA sequence from the Drosophila sechellia strain sech25 chromosome 3L, ASM438219v1, whole genome shotgun sequence genome:
AGAGACGCCAACACCCTCGTCACAGGCTAGTCCTTACGCAGCGACAGAGTTCGTACCTCAATGCCATCTTTAGTTATGATATTGATCAGTACAGAGTCGCCGGTGTAGATGTCGCGCTCAGCGGCCGAGATAAAGGTGTCGGAGGCAACGCTCACGGCCCGATCCTTGGTCAACTTGATCTTGTCGGCGTCTTCCAAGTTCATGTTCTTGTGACCAATCTGGTTGTCCAGCACCGGTTGCAGCAGGGTGCCGGCAGTGCCGCCAGCGCGGTATGTAGCCTTCTCGCAGTGACCGATGGGATCGTAGGAGTAGACGACGCCCTTGCCCTCGTTGTCGATACCGGCCAGAATGTTCGACACGTAGTACGGAAAGAAGCGGCGATTGTACATGGCGATGGAGAGCATCTGGGCCACAGCCTCAGTGGTCATGGTGCGCAGATGGGTATGCTCGTAGCTCTGCATGCGCACCTTCATCGATCCGGTCAACGAGAGCGTGTCCGCCCAGCAGCCTGTGGAACCCAACACTGTCTGGGGAGACAGTTTAAAGAGTTTGCTCTGCGTTCGCGAGTGAATGTTGTAGCCGCTGCTCAGGCGGGTGTCCGCTGCAATTACGGCGAAGTCATCTCCAGCGATGGCCACAATGGAGCTGCAAGCAGGGAATATTCCGGTTAGATGGAGACATTCTGCCGCATCTAGATTCCGCTGGGAAATAGCAACTCACCCGCCATTGGACTCGTAGGGCGAGAAATCAGGATGTTTCATGCCGGGCACCTGGTAGTCCGGGAATTGCTCAAAGCCCAATCTGCTCATGTTTTGTGCTGAAATTCACCAATTAACTCGCCAAGTAAAAAACGAACGAAATGATTTGCAAGTTTGCAAGCGGCTAACCAAAATCACAAAATCAGTGTGACCGTTGTTGAACAACGGACCGAGCCTGCTTAAACGTTATCGATAGGAATACGTAGGTTTGGGATATTTATTAGCAGGAAGTATTTATTTactaaaaatgttaaatttaacatatagtataaataaaataacaatattaaaCATAAGAAATAATTCCAATTTGTAGAATACCAAATATATACATTCAGATACCATTAATGAAACGCTAAACTATATTTGATTAAAATGTACATTTTAATGAacagttcggtaattttcaaCAATCTTTGGATAAAATTAGGGCAAATGTTTGTTTTAAGCTATAGCGGCCAGGTTTTCAATACGTTCTCTTTGCAACTGCCCACGATTCTTCTCCACCAACGCCTTGACGTCATAAAACCATTTACCTGCGGAGAAATGTAAAAACTTCAGAAAAATGTACAAACCCAGAGAAAGAAACTATTTACCAATGCTGGTGTTTTGCAGACAATCCTTGAACGTCTGACACCCCTCCATGCTCGAAAGCACGCCGAAAACCGAAAGATCAGCCAGACTGGGCTGTTTTCCGCCAATGAATTTCGTGTTCCTCTTTTTTAGCTCAGTGGTCCACTGGTCAAGAGCATCATACATGTGCGACCTGACGTCGTCGGTGAGGGCGTGACGGCGCTTCAGCATCTTGGCAATGGCCCACATGGCGGTGGCACCACAGTAAACCATCAGGTCGCGCTCCCATTTGGGGAAGTGAACGTCCCACTCGCCAGCTTGCGAGAACCACTCAAAAGTCTCTAGGGACTCGCCCATGGTCTGATAACAGTTGGGCGATATTAGGTGCACCAGGTGGCTGTCGGCCCAGCTTCTCCACTTGCGATCGGTTCTAAGAACAGACACTCAAGGTTAAAAGTTTTGCTGCGGGAATACTTAACCCTGGTTAACTTACTCCTCCGTTTCCTTGGACACTCCCTTGGGCGTATGCTCGCGATACATGAGGAAGTACTTATTCAATATATCGTTCTTCTTTTTGCCATCATCGTCAAAAAAGGAGGTGTGCGGATAGAACTGTGCTAGCTCGCCGATGTCCGTGCGCCTGTCCTGCAGGTGGGTGGCTATAAGGGATATGATGGCACTTGAGTCCACCATCTGTACGTATTTGCCGTCCTGCTGCCGGATGAGAACCATCGGCACCTTCTTCACCGACGACCATCGGATGTCCTGCCGTAGGACGGCATCCACTTCGACCACCGCATAGGAGATGCCCATATAGTCGAGGAAAGCGCGCACCTTGCAACAGAAGGGACACGTCTGGAACTGGAACAGCACAATGTCCAGACCGGACGTGTCCTTGGGGTTGACATAGCGCTTGGTTATCCGCACTCCTGCCGGAATCCCGTCCAGCCGCGTCGGCTTCGTCTCCTCATGCTCCTTGTGCGAGCTGCCGTCTGTCCACCGCTGGTACATCGTGTACACCGATCCGGTGGCCGCACCCACGGTGGCCCCCAAAATTGCGAGCTTGAAAGTTCCATTTGGCTTCTtcctgcctccgccgttttccaCCGCCACTGCAAACTGGCGGCGTGCAAATGCAGAATCCGGACTCTGTTTACGGGTCAACAGGCGCAAGGCGCCGCCTCCGCTTGCTGCCGGCGGTGGTCGGATGCCTGCCAGGACGGTGGCAGACGCTAGTCGAATACATGACATAATTCGCACCTTTGTTTTGACTTTTACTTAATATTATGCAAAAACTTGCGACTTATCAGCCGCGACTAGGAGACCAGTGTGTAAAATACCAAAACTTTTGTAGGGCATCGAAATATACCAAAAAGTTTTGAATATACCGTAAACGGTTACCTTTAATAATGTGTTGGGGATGGGAGATTTATTTACCTAGTGTTAAACTTTatgaaatgtaattaaaaatgcaggtaattgaaattaaataaaatcaagcGGAGATTTTGTGCAAGCTTTTAGATACTTGCCGTTAAAAAACTAACAACCTCTAGACTTTGCCCTAAACAAGTTATCGATAGTTGTCACCAGAACTGTTGGCAAGCAATACCATCTCTACCCaatacaaaaaacaaactttttgtagttgttttttttgtgtaatCCTCGCgaattttgtttataaacaataCTAGCGCAGCGATGTCGGCTTCCGCGGACAGTCTGGCCGCCGCCGCATCCCTGGACAAGTACGGCGACGAGGACATCTTCAGCTTGCTAATCCGCTACGGACTTTATGTGGGTGCCCTCTTCCAGTTCGTTTGCATTTCGGCCGCAGTATTGATGGAGAATAACCCGGATAGCCAAAGTAATCCGGAGACTGGCGAAGTAACAGAGCGGGAAGGCGAGCCGGTCCGCACGCGCATGCACAAGATTCGGAAGCTGGAGAAGAAGAAGCGACGATAGATGTAGCCATCCTTAATCCATAGCTAGCCTAAGAACTCTCGAATGCATTTATTAAAGTAGAAACCTGTACACATTTGAAAAATCCTTTATGGGATTCCTACAGCAGGCTAAGTCCTAGAATGGATTAGCTACTCCTTTAGGCACACCTTGAAACGTGATTTGGAATCTCTTTTGGTTTCGCTGGCATTCCTAGCGTGTGAATCATCTCCCCAGCCCTTGATCGACGTTTTTTTGGGTGAGGTTGCCGCCCTGGCACGATTTTTTGCACATGACTCAGGGGGAAAGCTTCACGCCCCCTGAGAAAACCACCGCCTACAGTGGAAAAACGGCTGATTTGTTTGGCTGTTATCTTTAATTTGggaataatataaattataataatcgtATAGTTATTATGTTGCTTGCAATGTTGTtgtttcttgtttgttttactTCCCTTTTAACTATGTACGTaggcatgtgtgtgtgtgttgaatgctttctctctctctttttctttctcttgatctttctatatatatatatcagtgTATATATAGTAGAGTCCATGCCGAAGGATGCACAGACAATTATCActatgaattattattatttttatgcagTATTTAGTTTTCGTTCTTTTCATGAATTTTGCGTGgaattacatttttaagtCAAAACTCATTCTTAatcttcagtttttttttgggggcgcaaaaggggcgtggcaggtcgAGGCGGTGAAGGGATATCTCGTTTCAAAAACGATCAAATTTCAAATACAACAACGAGTTAAATGGACATCGAAAAAACGGTCTGAAAGGGAAGGGGGATTACATAGCTGAGGATCGACGGATGGTTAAACATATCTGTGTAATAGGATAGTGGATCTCTAGGCCCAGAATGTCTAAATGTGGCTATGTTAAATTCGAAACTCTCGGTAcagttttgtttttcggccttACGCTATTTACTCGTactttttcttgttttctaATTCGCTTTATCGTTATTTTTATCATTATCATcagtgttgtttttgttgttgtctaaattattttttagttACTCACAAGTGTAGAGTCATCATCGTCACAAAATatagtatataatatatatttgcttTAACCCACACACAAAACATGTTCACATCCTGCTAACCCACCATCGCTCTCCCTGCTTCCGTATCGATCGCTTCTGGCTACGGTCCTTTTGCCCCCGGGACGCTGGAGTTGGAGGTGAAGTTGGAGCCGAGGTGGAGGTCCAACTAAGCCTCGGGCAGCGGCTTCAGCTCCTTTATCTGCTTGATCAGATAGGCCTTCTCGTCGTTGAACTGCTCGTCCTCGGAGCGATCCGTGTGGAAGTTGGTCAGGAAGTCGACCAGCTTGGTCTGGTTGCGCAGCAGGATGTCCAGAATGGGCTTCGGCTTGTTGGGATTGGCCACGAACACCTTGAAGACGTGAAACGCCTCGAACTGAATGTTGCGCGACTTTTCCTTGAGCATGTTCATCATTAACTTCAGGTTCTCCGGCTCGGATATGTAGCGCGTCATCACGGTGAAGTTGTGCCGGTCCAGCAGCAGTTCCCCAAGCAGCTTCAAGCTCTGACGCCGCGTCACATAGTTCTCCGAGTTGAGCAGGCGCTGGTAGTGCTGCGAGAAGAACTTGTCGTAGTTGGCGTCCAGGAACTCCGCGCACAGCAGCTTGTGGCGCGTGAGCAGCTCCTTGAACGTAGAAAAGGCATCGCTGGCAATGTCAAAGGTGGAAACCTCCACATAGCGGAAGAACTTGAAGAACTCATCCGAGTGCAGCATGATCTTGGCCAGCGCCTCGTACCGGGCGCACTCCCTCAGCATGGTACCGGAGTTCAGTGCGATCTCCGGATGCGCATCTTCGTAGCCGGCCATCAGGGTGAACAGGATCTCCGGCTTCGTACATATATACTCGACGGTGGGCGAACGGGTGCCAATCTGGCGGCGCAGCACATTATTGAAAATAAGCGCCACATGCTTCTTGCCCTCGAAGTCGATGCGGTGCAGGTTCTggatgagcagcagcagcaggttgCTGTTGTACAGCTCCTGAGACAGCTGGGCCACCACATAGTCCGCCGGCGGCTCGGCATCGCTGCTACCGTACAGCATGTTCTTGATCGAGACCAGGTTCTTGCTGACGTCCTCCTGCGCCTTCTCCACCTTGCGGTCGCCCGCCTCTAGGGCGTTGATCGCCTCCTTCAACGATTTGACCAGCTCCACTGGCGACTTCTGTGACTTCCCGAACAGTGGCATTTCGCTGTCTCACTCGCTGTTTCACTCGAAATGGGATTTGGACGTGGATTTGGATTGGGATTTTGTTGCGGATGTGGTTGTCGTTGTGGTTTAGTTAGCCTGTCGATGATGTCTCGTACTTTCTGCCGATTATCCTGCTGTTCGGGGACCTTCGAGTGATGGCTTTGTGGTCGTTCTGACTGTTGCCCAATTAACGACGGCGAAGTCGCGGAAAACAATGCTTGGCAATATTATCACGGTGgaatattctattattatatattatttttttcttgtCTTCTTCCAGGGATGAACAATTTCGATTGGCCGACGTTTCGATAGACCGTCGGCTCGATACAAGTATCGCATTGATGACGGGCAGTGTTGTAAAGGCTCGTTAGCTAAGCACGACactaaaattgaattttaaattaaaaaattaccAATCCTTtttaaaattcgaaaattgtaaaatttttaacaaaCTTTTCTTTATAGccgtaaaaataaaacaaattaattgtttgtTGCTTTTCAATAATAGGGTAATCTAAAAAAGGAAAGAAGCATTGTCTTCATTAATTTGTTCCCCTAAAATGGcgaaataacaaataataataaattggtatttaatacaaatatatgtttaaaggtttcaaaaaataaatacccAACGCCCAGTTCATCCCGCTAAAACATGGGAGTTTGAATTCTTTAAATATCGTTTTATTTCTCATTGAAGTACTTTGTTTTTGATCCGATTTCGTTTTAGATATTATTCTTAAGCGCTTATCTCAGGCGCTTGGTGTATTATAGAAGTTACAGaaatatatttgtgtatatacTGGGAAactttttgcttttgcctCGCCAGCTGTGTTGgccatttttgtttctttttgacATTTATTCGATTCGGGGCCAAGGAAGAGGACTTTTCGGGTTACAGGGAAAGGCATAAGTTTATTGTATGCACATCAATATATGTAATTATATCTGTAGGTTTGACCGCCCTGCATATTATCGCAGACTGCCCCACGCCTCACTGTCTCGATTCGTTTACTttgaaataaatgtttttggtttcgtttttgttcttttttttttttaatttttatgtgaTTTTTGTTTACGTATAAAAGTTGTTTAAAATCCTTGAAAATATCAGATAATAATTACACTCGGTTGTGTAATGCGTCTTAAAAGCATTTCGATGCGCTTCGTTCTCGAACATAGATTAAACATAAATCAATATAGTCTTTGCCACTAAACATATCAATTTGAGTAGTAGTAGTTGTAATTATcagttaataataatatctttGGGCTTCGCTACTGTGTATGCAATGGTTACGCCGAGCACATATAGATCATGATCATagacatatatgtatactGCGGGGCTTAAAACACACGATCGAAAAGAAGTCGCGCCTACGCATTTCGAAGAAGTATCCAGTTCCTTTCCGTTTTCATTTTCTCAAAGGGGTGTTTTGTGGTCGttaaatgtataatataatataatataatatcttTATCTTTATCTTTTTATCTTGTAGAAGTATGTAAATGTATAGgtataataaaacattttacgactagtatatgtaaatatatgtatgtatatgtatatatgcattgCGTTTTCTTCGTAATTACTAAGTTTATTGAGATATTCTATGAATATATTTCCTTTCATTCTTAAGCCATGTCTTGTGTCTTTCTATGTATATAAAACAAACGAAGCGCGAATACGTTTGAAGGGGTGATTGGATAGGGGGGAAGGGGGTTGAGTGGGTGGGAGGTGTGCCCTCACTTTACAATTAAAAACAAGGATACTCCCGCGAGACCTTACCCAAATTTGCTTAGCAACTCATTGTTTaatgatttcatttcatatcatttctgttttgttttgttttcggttttctgGAAGCGTTCGTCGGGGCTCTACAGAGATCTGACTAGATATATATGggtatatataatagaaactacTACTACACGCTACCAAGTACGATACATAGTGTCCTCCTCCGATTTTAGTTGCTGCTATTGCTAATGTAGTTGTCATTTCTTCTTCGCTGGGCTTGAAATTCCGTTTCCTGTTTCTCCTCCTCCTGTTTCCGGCCTACTAGCTTCGCTTCCATTTCCGTTTACGGTTCCGCTTCCACGGGGGATGGTGTGGTAGGATGATTGGGTCTACAAATTGGGGCCCGATCACTTGCGCTTGATGAAGTTACCCTCGGCATCCAGCCAGATGCCCTGATGTTGGTCGGACGCGTCCATCCCCCGTCTTATCATTTACCTGTTAAGCGCATTGGAGATCTGACGCAGCGATTGACCGACTTCGGCCACCAGGCGTTCGTTGTCCTGGACGTTCTTGCTGCCGGCGGAGCGCAAGTGCTGCGACTGTGCTTCCACCCTCGTGACCAGCTCCCGGAACTGGAACTTGGAGTGCGGCGGCATCGCACCGTTCTCCGCGAAGATCACGCACGAATTGTGCAGGATGTTGAGCTTGTCACTCAGCTGCAGCCACTGAGATCCAGCGATGGCATTCACCGGATGCTTGAGCGAGCCCTCTAGCAGGCCAACCAGCTCCAGAATGCTCTCCCGTGATATCTGGGTGGAGCTGGCGGAGCTGGCTGGTTCGGTCAATTTGGCAATAGGCGTGGCGTAGATGGTTAGCTTTGTTGGCTTGTGCGGCACCGCTGGCTTTTGCTGGATCTGTGGCTTCTGCTCGTACAGCGACTGGGTCATGTCTGCTGCTCCTTGGCCTCCCGATCCCAGGCCTTCCGTGTGCGACTGCTCCTCGTCATCTGCGAAGAGTTGCGTTGAATGAGAGGTTTTTATTGTGCTGCtggcctgctgcctgctggtGCAATCTCTACTAGAGGTGCTAATGGATGTGGTGGAGGAGTTGGAGGTGGTGCAGTTCGGGGGCGGTGGTGGAGGGGCAGCCGGTGGCGGCTTGTTGCCCAGTTTGGCTGGAAGAGTGCCAGCCGTATTGATGGCCCCCGATTTCATGCCATACTTGGGAGACAGTTGAGCAGTCTGTGTTCCGCCGCCATTTACCACCGGCTGTTGCTGAAGGATCGTGCTGGTGGCATAATCCGACGCCGGTGGCTGCTGCTCCCACAGTTTCTTTAAGCTATTAATACTACCTGTGCTTCGTCGCTTGCCGAGATCGCCCTCGCCCGTTGCTCCCGCATCCGCCTCCACATTGGAGTTGGTTACATCGATTTTGATTTCAGTCTTTTGCATGGCCTGCGAGAACTTCTTGCTGCTGTCCTCCTTCCGATTCAAAGTGCCCGTTGTATTGCAGTTGGCATTGTTGGCTACGGCTacaggagctggagctggagctgccGGCTCCTTCTCCTTGTCCACCCGGCGCAGATGAGCCTTGAAGTCGATAATAGTACTTGCCGGCTCCGCCTTGGGCATTGGCGCGCTCATCTTTTTGGGTTCGACTTTCTTCAGCTGAGCCTTGAATCCGGACCCAGTACCATTGCCGTTGGTcagcttttgctgctgctgcggcggcgaCTTTGGCAGGTTCATACTCTCGGCTAGTTCGGTGACAAGCAGGGAGACAGGGTCCACGACAGCGATGCCCGAGCCGTTGGCCAGATGTGAGGCCGGAGCAGATTCCTTGCCGGCGGCCTTGATTTCGGTGATTAGCTTTTCCTTGAGATCTTCGGGTGGACTGCCCAGCGAGCTGCAGGAGTCGGTGGAGGGCTCTCGTTTTCTCAGAGAGACACCAAATCTGGAGCTGGCCTCCTCCACACTGGGAGCTATGTTACTAACATCGTTGTGGCTACTGTCGTTGTTGTTTGATCCGTTTCCATTGCTTATGTTGCCATTGTTTGGTAGCTGGGCATGCAAGTGCTGCTGGATGGCCTGCACAGCGCTCTCCGGCgccggcggaggaggtggtggtcCGCCCTCGAATTCCTCGGGCGGCGGAGGCAAGTCCAACGGCGGCGGTGGAAACTCAAGGTTGGCCAGAGCTGGCTGGACTCCTGAAGCCAATCCCGAGGCACTACGCTTGGGTGAGCTACTGGAACCGCCCGCCCGGAAGGAGGAGAACGTCATCATGGTGCCTTCGGTAGTGGTGCGATGACGCTGAAGCTTGTTTAAGCTGGCAGCCGCATTATTTTGCATGGTCACACCGCCCGACGAGTTGCTCCTGATCATTTGCTGTGGCGGAATGGGGCTGGCCTTCGGATTAAGTCTGGCAGACGGAGGCGTGGCGTGTCCATTGGCTGGTGGCAGTGAAGGAGCCGTTGCCggaagaggaggagcagcCTCAGTGCTATCCTCAAGGCTGTCCAGATAGGCACCGATTCTGGCACCCTTTGGTAGTGTGCCGTAGCGGTTCACCACCTGCTTGACATTCATCACCTCGAGCGCACCCACAGTGATGGGATGGGCACTGGTTAAAACGCCGTTGTTGCCATGATGCGGTTGAGTTGATGGCGGTCCTGGACCCGGAGCCTGTGGATGGTGCTGGGATCGCTTGCTCTGCCGGGTCTCTAGTCCTCGGTTACCCATCACGGGTGTTCCAGTCGGCCGCTTGAAGGAGCTGTGCTGCTGCGAGGATCGAGGACCTatgcctcctcctcctcctccgctgTGAAGAGAGTGCTGCATCTTGTTGGTGGCCGGAGCAGCTATCACTTGGCTCAGACTCTGCTCCAGACTATCGCCCGTGGCATCTGTGTCCGGGTCGCCTGCCGGATCTGTTTCGGAGTCGTACCGCTGCGTCAAACTGTTGATGTCCCGGGCTAGTCCTGCCAAAGTAAATGGTTAAATGTGAACGATTAGGTTGGAATCAATGCATAATGCTTGGTTAATAGAATGCGTCGTGCCAGGTGCTTGATGCTGGGTGGTATTAATGGTCAGTGATGGGAAATACCTTCTAAATCTtagaattaattaaaattgtatttatatcTCGGTAAAGAAAAACTGGAGTTTATTAAAAGCACCGAACTATATAGGTACTTCCCATCACTAACACTTGGGTATGGGTTAATCCTGACCAAAGTCTTGtggtgtgtatgtgtgcgttgATGTTTGTCGAGCGAGTAAAACTAGAAAACACCAAATTatcaactaaaaatatatataatataaccTTGAAAGGATGCTTTACAGCTAGTTTTCAATGATTTCTTAAAATTGAGTTTTAATATTCTTAGAGTCCATTCTATTTTAGATAATATATGTAGGATCCATAGTTTGACAGCCCtacaaaaatttgaaaataactAAGATCACAAGATAAGTTAAACACGAGATTATACGTTAAAGAATACGAACATTATTGACTTTCAAGGATATAAACCAAATGATAGTTAAAATAATCATAACTAAAAAAACACAACATAATATAAGcaggcaaaaaacaaaaataaaagcaataaaataacaaacaataCCAAAGAATATAATAAGTGGGAAGATGGTTAGAGAAACatcaaatgaaaaatgttaatGCTCAGAGATCAGACAGAAAAAAGAAGTTACATTAGGAAATCATCGACACGAATATAACTTCTTAACAACTAAATTTAGAATATTACCAACGCAGAAATCAACTATGAAGGACTTACACAATGAACAACCAATAAATGCAGAAACTTATGTAAGTACTAACAAACCAATTACaattaaacataaacaatTAACACAAATCAAATAACACAGGAaccaaaatataatttttgaatAGGAGACTTTCGCTATGGACTCCGGTTACAAAATACCTCGAAATAGGATGTCGTAAAGAAAACTACTGCAGGAGGACGATTTCTTAATGGAAtactgttgttgtttctgctgttgatgtggttgttgttgtactGACAATGGtactgtttgttgttgttgttgtacggactgttgttgttgttgttgttgtgtacGTATTTGGTGTGTATGTTGGGTTGGAATTTGGGTCTTGAAATTTCTTGAGAGGGTCTGGCTGAAATAGTTGGCAGTTTTCAATTTGTGTATACCATTCGTGCTGAGGTCGTCGATGAAATTGCATCTGGCGTTGGCTGGATCCTCCTCGCGATAAGTGGAGTCCCGACTGCTCGAGAGCAggctataaatatattaaaattagaTGATTAACTTTTGGTGGGCTTGCCATTGATCCAAGCTCCTCTTCTTGGGCTTTTCCCCGTCATAAATGGCTTTACTTGAACAGCTCGTTCTGATCCACACATCCAGAGAAGTTGTCGTCTTACCTGGTTCGCTTAGGTGGGGCGGGCGCCTGTTTGCCCTGCTTGTTGGTGGTGCGACGCATCTGGACAT
Encoded proteins:
- the LOC6605990 gene encoding tyrosine-protein kinase Abl isoform X2; this encodes MGAQQGKDRGAHSGGGGSGAPVSCIGLSSSPVASVSPHCISSSSGVSSAPLGGGSTLRGSRIKSSSSGVASGSGSGGGGGGSGSGLSQRSGGHKDARCNPTVGLNIFTEHNEALLQSRPLPHIPAGSTAASLLADAAELQQHQQDSGGLGLQGSSLGGGHSSTTSVFESAHRWTSKENLLAPGPEEDDPQLFVALYDFQAGGENQLSLKKGEQVRILSYNKSGEWCEAHSDSGNVGWVPSNYVTPLNSLEKHSWYHGPISRNAAEYLLSSGINGSFLVRESESSPGQRSISLRYEGRVYHYRISEDPDGKVFVTQEAKFNTLAELVHHHSVPHEGHGLITPLLYPAPKQNKPTVFPLSPEPDEWEICRTDIMMKHKLGGGQYGEVYEAVWKRYGNTVAVKTLKEDTMALKDFLEEAAIMKEMKHPNLVQLIGVCTREPPFYIITEFMSHGNLLDFLRSAGRETLDAVALLYMATQIASGMSYLESRNYIHRDLAARNCLVGDNKLVKVADFGLARLMRDDTYTAHAGAKFPIKWTAPEGLAYNKFSTKSDVWAFGVLLWEIATYGMSPYPGIDLTDVYHKLEKGYRMERPPGCPPEVYDLMRQCWQWDATDRPTFKSIHHALEHMFQESSITEAVEKQLNANATSASSSAPSTSGVATGGGATTTTAASGCASSSSATASLSLTPQMVKKGLSGGQSLTPNAHHNDPHQQQASTPMSETGSTSTKLSTFSSQGKGNVQMRRTTNKQGKQAPAPPKRTSLLSSSRDSTYREEDPANARCNFIDDLSTNGIHKLKTANYFSQTLSRNFKTQIPTQHTHQIRTQQQQQQQSVQQQQQTVPLSVQQQPHQQQKQQQYSIKKSSSCSSFLYDILFRGLARDINSLTQRYDSETDPAGDPDTDATGDSLEQSLSQVIAAPATNKMQHSLHSGGGGGGIGPRSSQQHSSFKRPTGTPVMGNRGLETRQSKRSQHHPQAPGPGPPSTQPHHGNNGVLTSAHPITVGALEVMNVKQVVNRYGTLPKGARIGAYLDSLEDSTEAAPPLPATAPSLPPANGHATPPSARLNPKASPIPPQQMIRSNSSGGVTMQNNAAASLNKLQRHRTTTEGTMMTFSSFRAGGSSSSPKRSASGLASGVQPALANLEFPPPPLDLPPPPEEFEGGPPPPPPAPESAVQAIQQHLHAQLPNNGNISNGNGSNNNDSSHNDVSNIAPSVEEASSRFGVSLRKREPSTDSCSSLGSPPEDLKEKLITEIKAAGKESAPASHLANGSGIAVVDPVSLLVTELAESMNLPKSPPQQQQKLTNGNGTGSGFKAQLKKVEPKKMSAPMPKAEPASTIIDFKAHLRRVDKEKEPAAPAPAPVAVANNANCNTTGTLNRKEDSSKKFSQAMQKTEIKIDVTNSNVEADAGATGEGDLGKRRSTGSINSLKKLWEQQPPASDYATSTILQQQPVVNGGGTQTAQLSPKYGMKSGAINTAGTLPAKLGNKPPPAAPPPPPPNCTTSNSSTTSISTSSRDCTSRQQASSTIKTSHSTQLFADDEEQSHTEGLGSGGQGAADMTQSLYEQKPQIQQKPAVPHKPTKLTIYATPIAKLTEPASSASSTQISRESILELVGLLEGSLKHPVNAIAGSQWLQLSDKLNILHNSCVIFAENGAMPPHSKFQFRELVTRVEAQSQHLRSAGSKNVQDNERLVAEVGQSLRQISNALNR
- the LOC6605990 gene encoding tyrosine-protein kinase Abl isoform X1, whose translation is MGAQQGKDRGAHSGGGGSGAPVSCIGLSSSPVASVSPHCISSSSGVSSAPLGGGSTLRGSRIKSSSSGVASGSGSGGGGGGSGSGLSQRSGGHKDARCNPTVGLNIFTEHNGTKHSSFRGHPGKYHMNLEALLQSRPLPHIPAGSTAASLLADAAELQQHQQDSGGLGLQGSSLGGGHSSTTSVFESAHRWTSKENLLAPGPEEDDPQLFVALYDFQAGGENQLSLKKGEQVRILSYNKSGEWCEAHSDSGNVGWVPSNYVTPLNSLEKHSWYHGPISRNAAEYLLSSGINGSFLVRESESSPGQRSISLRYEGRVYHYRISEDPDGKVFVTQEAKFNTLAELVHHHSVPHEGHGLITPLLYPAPKQNKPTVFPLSPEPDEWEICRTDIMMKHKLGGGQYGEVYEAVWKRYGNTVAVKTLKEDTMALKDFLEEAAIMKEMKHPNLVQLIGVCTREPPFYIITEFMSHGNLLDFLRSAGRETLDAVALLYMATQIASGMSYLESRNYIHRDLAARNCLVGDNKLVKVADFGLARLMRDDTYTAHAGAKFPIKWTAPEGLAYNKFSTKSDVWAFGVLLWEIATYGMSPYPGIDLTDVYHKLEKGYRMERPPGCPPEVYDLMRQCWQWDATDRPTFKSIHHALEHMFQESSITEAVEKQLNANATSASSSAPSTSGVATGGGATTTTAASGCASSSSATASLSLTPQMVKKGLSGGQSLTPNAHHNDPHQQQASTPMSETGSTSTKLSTFSSQGKGNVQMRRTTNKQGKQAPAPPKRTSLLSSSRDSTYREEDPANARCNFIDDLSTNGIHKLKTANYFSQTLSRNFKTQIPTQHTHQIRTQQQQQQQSVQQQQQTVPLSVQQQPHQQQKQQQYSIKKSSSCSSFLYDILFRGLARDINSLTQRYDSETDPAGDPDTDATGDSLEQSLSQVIAAPATNKMQHSLHSGGGGGGIGPRSSQQHSSFKRPTGTPVMGNRGLETRQSKRSQHHPQAPGPGPPSTQPHHGNNGVLTSAHPITVGALEVMNVKQVVNRYGTLPKGARIGAYLDSLEDSTEAAPPLPATAPSLPPANGHATPPSARLNPKASPIPPQQMIRSNSSGGVTMQNNAAASLNKLQRHRTTTEGTMMTFSSFRAGGSSSSPKRSASGLASGVQPALANLEFPPPPLDLPPPPEEFEGGPPPPPPAPESAVQAIQQHLHAQLPNNGNISNGNGSNNNDSSHNDVSNIAPSVEEASSRFGVSLRKREPSTDSCSSLGSPPEDLKEKLITEIKAAGKESAPASHLANGSGIAVVDPVSLLVTELAESMNLPKSPPQQQQKLTNGNGTGSGFKAQLKKVEPKKMSAPMPKAEPASTIIDFKAHLRRVDKEKEPAAPAPAPVAVANNANCNTTGTLNRKEDSSKKFSQAMQKTEIKIDVTNSNVEADAGATGEGDLGKRRSTGSINSLKKLWEQQPPASDYATSTILQQQPVVNGGGTQTAQLSPKYGMKSGAINTAGTLPAKLGNKPPPAAPPPPPPNCTTSNSSTTSISTSSRDCTSRQQASSTIKTSHSTQLFADDEEQSHTEGLGSGGQGAADMTQSLYEQKPQIQQKPAVPHKPTKLTIYATPIAKLTEPASSASSTQISRESILELVGLLEGSLKHPVNAIAGSQWLQLSDKLNILHNSCVIFAENGAMPPHSKFQFRELVTRVEAQSQHLRSAGSKNVQDNERLVAEVGQSLRQISNALNR